The segment AGGTATAGTAGCCCTTGACCAGCGAGCGCTTGCGTCCACCAGGGAGCAGTTTGTGTTTTTCCATAAGTTGCTTCTCGATCGGCGGTTCTTCCTTGAGTCCCTCCTCTCCTGTATAGGCCAGTACCATGTTGTGGCGGTCGTTTCTCATTAGCTGATAAATAACGTTCTTCGCCTCTGGCGACTTGCTCCATCGCATAGACAGTCCAAGCTGTATCTGTACGTCTTTGCTCGGGTCTTCGATCCGTTCGCTGAGCAGCTGTAGCATGGCCTCATCGCCCTGTGCCAGATAAGGCTCTGTATTGCGAATAGCAGCAGCTCTCACACGGGCATCATCATCGTCGAGCAGCTCTACAAGCAGCTGGCGATCCAGTGCATCCATGCCTTCGAGCGTCCAGAGTGCGTGGAGTCGCTGCAGATCATAGTCTTTGTCATCTCCACCCAGCCAGGGCTTGGTCTCAAGCGCTTTCGCTTGTAGCTCGGACACGATACCCTCCTCCCTTCGGAGTATGATGAGTTTTTGCGCCTGCATACGATACCAGCCGCTAGGATGTCCGAGGTAGGACAACAACTCTTCGGTTGACTTATCCATCAATTTTTCTCTGTTAGCTGGCGGCATATCTTCATGTACAATACGATAGATGCGTCCCTTGCCAATGTTTTTGTCGAGTTTCTTGCGCTCCACAACAGGGCGTAGATAACTACCCTTGCGCACCCAGTTGCCCTCCTGTATGATGCCACGGTACATATCGACGATGTAGAGGCAGCCATCCGGCCCCACCTTGGTATCGACCGGACGGAAATTGGCATCCGTAGCGGCTAGAAATTCTGTTTCCTCGTAGGCGTTGCTGAGGATGATTTGCCCGTCACGATTTTCTACCTTGGCACGACGTACGAGACGACCGACTGGTTCAGGGATGAATAGATCACCATAGGCATCAAGTCTGTCTCCGAGAAACAAAGTCTGTCCACACGAAGCGGTGAAGTGGTTGAGCGTGCCTTCTTCCCTCAGCCTCCAGGAGCCACCTTGTACATCGGGCGTACCGACCACAGGCCATACTTTTTCAAACCCCTCTTCCCACTTGCCTTTCATCTCCAGATCGCCATAAACAGGGTGAATCTGAAATCCAAGTGCTGGTACTTCCCCTCCTGCTGAGGAGTAGTACATACGACCTGTTTCGTCTTGTGTCAAACCCCATTGCCCATTGGGCGGGCTACGCATGGTATCCACCTCCAGCGTGCCTGAGGTGTAGCGGTAGCGCAGGTTGCCTTTGGAGAGGTAGAGCCAGTTGTCGATGTTCCAGATCATGCTGCCCGGTTGGTGTTCCAGATTGCTGCGATCCATTGTTTGGTCTTCGAGCAGTAGTTTTTTTTCGTCGGCCTTGCCATCCCCATCCGTATCACGATAGAGCCAAAAATGTCGGTAGTAGGTCTCCTGCACGATCAGTCCATCATCTACTGGCTGGATCACTCGTGGTAGCACCAGACTATCCACGAATACCGTGCTTTTGTCCATCTTGCCATCACCATCTTCATCGTCGAGCAGCATGATTTTGCTCCAAGGCATCCCTTGGTCATTGCCATCAATGTCTTGCATGTAAGTATCCATCTGCGCTACATAGAGTCGACCATTGGCATCCCATGCGATGGCCACAGGTTCGTTGATCATCGGCTCGCTGGCCACTAGTTCGGCTCGATAGCCTTCAGGCATGTAGAAGGAAGCGATGGTTTCTTCTGGAGAGAGGAAATCTACCACCGGATCGGGATCGATCTCTGGACGTGTATATGCAGCTTGTCGGGGTTTTTCCTCGCTGCAGGCCACCAGACATAGGATAGACAATAGTAGAAATAGGAATCGATTTTTAGTATCAATCATGCTTTGCTTTAATTATTTCAAACGAAGATTTTTCTTCTCATTCAAAATTGTACAAAACAACAATCATCTGAAACAGTCTAAAAAATTGTCCCCGAAACAGACACCAATCTCCCCCCTCTGGAGTATCTAAAATGTCAGAACGGAAAGGAAAGTTTCAATTCTTATTTACATCCAACTGCCCAAATAATCACATGATTAGATCACCCCTCTATCCAATGGGTATTTGCCCCAGTACTCTTTCCCTTATTATCCATACCCTTGTATATCGATTTTTATACAGTACACCTCATGAAAAACTATATTATCTACGCGCTTACCCTATTATTAGCGATGGGCAACACCGTCTATGCCCAATCCCCCAATGTGATCGTGATTCTGGCCGACGATATCGGTACGGGCGACATCTCCCATTACCAGCGGCATTTTGATCAACAAGTAGTCGTCGAAACCCCGCACATCGACCGACTGGCCAGCGAGGGCATGTATTTCACTGATGCGCACTCGCCTGCGGCACTTTGCGCTCCGTCACGCTATGCGATCATCACGGGCAACAGTACTTTTCGCAGTTATGCACCCTGGGGTGTATGGGGCGCCTATCAGCCATCGCCCATCGAAGACGAAGACCTGACGCTCGGCGAATTGATGCAAGGTGCAGGCTATCGTACGGGCTTCTTTGGTAAGTGGCACATGGGTGGAGACTGGAGACGCAAGAGCAACCCAGACGAAATCTACCGCGCGCCCAGAAATGAACCAGAAATGGACATAGACCTCACCGAACGCATCGCAGGCGGCCCTATGCAAAACGGGTTTGACTATGCCTTTACTTTCCCTTCTGGCATACAGGATGTGCCCTATGCGGTATTTGAAAACAACCGCTGGTATCCGCTGACAGACAGCTCCGAACTGACTCTAATCACCCAGCAGAAAATGAACAAGCTTGACGTAAAGCTGGACAAGGACGAAGGTCTGGGTGACTCGGCCTGGGATCCTCACGATATGGGGCCTTTGCTGGCACAAAAGGCGGTCAACTTCATAGCGCAAAACAGCGCAGAACCTTTCTTCATGTACTATTGCTCAGAGGCCGTGCACCTGCCGCATACCCCACCTGCCACGCTCAATGGTGAATCTATCGCTGGCACCTATCCCGTACCACACATGGACATGATCAAAGAACTCGACGAGCAGATAGGTATGATGATCGCAGCACTCAAAGCGCAAGGCGTGTATGAAAATACCCTGATCGTCATCACCAGCGACAATGGTGGATTGGGCTTCAGAGAAACACTCGCGACAGGCCACCAACCTAGCAGCATCTACAGCGGTCACAAAAACAGCATACTAGAAGGCGGCCATCGTGTCCCCTTGATCGCCTCATGGCCAGGACAAATCCAGCCAGGCAGCTCCTCTGATGCTGCCGTACAAGGACTCGACATCCACGCCACACTGGCCGATATCCTCAGTCAAAAAGTAGGCAAGCAGCAAGCCGTCGACTCCCGCAGCATGCTACCCTTACTGCAAGGCAAGGACAAAGCCATCCGGAAACAAATGATCATACAAGGTGGTACGAGCCGTGAGATGGCCTACTATGAAGGAGACTGGAAGTTGATCGTACAGTTCGACCAAAAAGACAATAGCAACAAAACCCGCACGCCTAAAGCACTCTACAATCTAAAAGAGGATATAAAAGAAAAAAACAACTTGCTACAGTCAGAAAACAGACGAGTCCAAAAGATGTTTGTCAGGTTCAATGAGATGAGGGATTCGTAACTATACCTGCCCCGATCGTCTAAGCTTTTGTATCAAACTCAAGCACCGCATGTCTCTTGAAAAAAACAAAGCCAACGCCATTGCCTTTTATCGAATGGCCTACGAAGGCAAACCCAGCGAAGCAATAGCACGATTTGTAGGCAGTCAATACATACAACACAATCCGCATGTAGCTGATGGAACTGACGGTTTCATCAGCTACTTTGAGCGGATGCAAGCCGAGTACCCCGAAAAATCCATTGAATTTATGCGCTGCATCCCAGAAGAGGATCTGGTCGCACTCCACACGCACCAAACTTGGCCCGACGATGACCAGTATGTAACCATGGACTTTTTTCGCTTCGACGAAAACGGCAAAATATGCGAACACTGGGACGCCATCCAACAAATCCCCAAAGCATCAAAAAACCCGAACACGATGTATTGATGGGTTCTACTCCACCTTAAAAACAAAAGCATGCTTCCCAACGGGCTGCTTAGGCAAGGATATCTCTAGCCCTTCGGCTGTTTGTGCCCATTCGACCGTGCCGTCATAGCCGAGCAGCTGCACCTGATTGATGGCTTTGTCTAGCAGTTGCTGATCCGTACCCAAGGAGCGAATCATCAGCTTGCCGCTCTCTGGCCAGGCCAGTGCAATGGCGTAGAGTGTATCGCCCTTAGTGGTAAAGCGGATGTCTTCAGCCACTGCATCGGGATTTTTGTTTTCGCTCAGGTGGCCTTCTACGATTTCCTGAGGTCCTTCACCATAGATCTTCCACGGACGTGTGCCGTAGATCGCCTCGCCGTTGATCGACAGCCATTCGCCCATTTCTAGCAGTCGGTCACGTACCTCCTGCTCGATCACACCATCAGCTGTCGGTGGTATATTGAGTAGTACGGCACCATTTTTACTTACTACATCGACCAAGAAATCAATCAATCGATTGGTCGATTTGTACTTAGGATTGGCGATGTGCGACCAGGCCTTCCAGTCCATCGAGTCGTCTGTCAACCAGGGAAAATCCTTCTTTTCACTCATGCGGGCACGCTCTAGATCGAGCACAGCAGAGCCCTCTGCCATATCGGTAAACTTGTAGGTGCATACCACCTCTTGCCCCCATTCTTCAGCTTTGTTGTAGTAGTTGGCGAGAAACCGCTGGCGATACTCCTCGCCGATGATGTCCATCTTGTTGTCAAACCAGATCATATCCGGCTGGTACTTGTCCATCAATTCGTCGAGCCTGTCGAGCCACTCCTGATTGAAAGCCGCATCAGGCAGCGGATCCGTCGGCTTGTCAGCCATCACGAAAGTCCCTTCAGGCACTTTAGGCCCGTACAAACCTTTGTACTGAGGATCACCTGCGTCTACGCGCACATCCCAAGTCGTGTACCAGGCGTACATCCAGTGACGGTGATAAGTCGCCACGAATTTCATCCCCTGCTTTCTAATCGCTTTGGCCATCTCCCCTACGATATCACGCTTGGGCCCCATATCGACCGCATCCCAGGTGGTGAGATCACTATCCCACATCGCAAACCCATCGGCGTGCTCCGCCACTGGCCCGGCAAACTGCGCACCCGATTGCTTAAACAACTCCGCCCATTCATCCGCATCGAACTGCGTGGCTTTGAACATCGGTATAAAATCCTTGTAGCCAAACTGATCGAGCGACCCGTAAGTCTCTTCGTGGTGCTTGCGAACGGGATGTCCCTCCTCATACATCCAATGCGAATACCACTCTGTCTGGTAAGCGGGCACCGAATAAGGACCCCAGTGAAAGTAAATCCCAAACTTTGCATCCAGAAACCAGTCTGGCGTCTGGTGCTGCTTGAGCGATTGCCAATCGGGCTGATAGGTCTGCTCCTTCCTTTTTGGTGTATTATCGCATCCCCAAAGCAGCAACACTGCTATCAATAAGTTTATCAAACTCTTAGTTTTCATCTCTATTTACTTTTTCCATTCGCTCAGTTCCAGGGCATTGAGCCAAATACCTTTTCCTTCGGCACCATTGAAATTGATCACCAAAGGCGACTGGCCATCGGACACAAAAACGACGGTAGAAGTACCCGGCTCGTCATACTGCATGCTCTTGCCTTCGGTTACTGCCACACTCACTTCACCAGCATCCATTGCGGCCGATTTTTCCGTCAAGGTCTTCTCATATGGC is part of the Reichenbachiella agarivorans genome and harbors:
- a CDS encoding alpha-L-fucosidase is translated as MKTKSLINLLIAVLLLWGCDNTPKRKEQTYQPDWQSLKQHQTPDWFLDAKFGIYFHWGPYSVPAYQTEWYSHWMYEEGHPVRKHHEETYGSLDQFGYKDFIPMFKATQFDADEWAELFKQSGAQFAGPVAEHADGFAMWDSDLTTWDAVDMGPKRDIVGEMAKAIRKQGMKFVATYHRHWMYAWYTTWDVRVDAGDPQYKGLYGPKVPEGTFVMADKPTDPLPDAAFNQEWLDRLDELMDKYQPDMIWFDNKMDIIGEEYRQRFLANYYNKAEEWGQEVVCTYKFTDMAEGSAVLDLERARMSEKKDFPWLTDDSMDWKAWSHIANPKYKSTNRLIDFLVDVVSKNGAVLLNIPPTADGVIEQEVRDRLLEMGEWLSINGEAIYGTRPWKIYGEGPQEIVEGHLSENKNPDAVAEDIRFTTKGDTLYAIALAWPESGKLMIRSLGTDQQLLDKAINQVQLLGYDGTVEWAQTAEGLEISLPKQPVGKHAFVFKVE
- a CDS encoding nuclear transport factor 2 family protein, giving the protein MSLEKNKANAIAFYRMAYEGKPSEAIARFVGSQYIQHNPHVADGTDGFISYFERMQAEYPEKSIEFMRCIPEEDLVALHTHQTWPDDDQYVTMDFFRFDENGKICEHWDAIQQIPKASKNPNTMY
- a CDS encoding DUF7133 domain-containing protein; this translates as MIDTKNRFLFLLLSILCLVACSEEKPRQAAYTRPEIDPDPVVDFLSPEETIASFYMPEGYRAELVASEPMINEPVAIAWDANGRLYVAQMDTYMQDIDGNDQGMPWSKIMLLDDEDGDGKMDKSTVFVDSLVLPRVIQPVDDGLIVQETYYRHFWLYRDTDGDGKADEKKLLLEDQTMDRSNLEHQPGSMIWNIDNWLYLSKGNLRYRYTSGTLEVDTMRSPPNGQWGLTQDETGRMYYSSAGGEVPALGFQIHPVYGDLEMKGKWEEGFEKVWPVVGTPDVQGGSWRLREEGTLNHFTASCGQTLFLGDRLDAYGDLFIPEPVGRLVRRAKVENRDGQIILSNAYEETEFLAATDANFRPVDTKVGPDGCLYIVDMYRGIIQEGNWVRKGSYLRPVVERKKLDKNIGKGRIYRIVHEDMPPANREKLMDKSTEELLSYLGHPSGWYRMQAQKLIILRREEGIVSELQAKALETKPWLGGDDKDYDLQRLHALWTLEGMDALDRQLLVELLDDDDARVRAAAIRNTEPYLAQGDEAMLQLLSERIEDPSKDVQIQLGLSMRWSKSPEAKNVIYQLMRNDRHNMVLAYTGEEGLKEEPPIEKQLMEKHKLLPGGRKRSLVKGYYTYQGLCADCHGKQGEGLGDIAPPLKGSPRVKGQPVSLAKIVLNGLQGPVDGKNYTGVMIAMKEQDNEWIADVLTYVRTELNGMDPVTPWQVQNARNQSKGKDGFWTLEALYLNK
- a CDS encoding sulfatase family protein, which translates into the protein MKNYIIYALTLLLAMGNTVYAQSPNVIVILADDIGTGDISHYQRHFDQQVVVETPHIDRLASEGMYFTDAHSPAALCAPSRYAIITGNSTFRSYAPWGVWGAYQPSPIEDEDLTLGELMQGAGYRTGFFGKWHMGGDWRRKSNPDEIYRAPRNEPEMDIDLTERIAGGPMQNGFDYAFTFPSGIQDVPYAVFENNRWYPLTDSSELTLITQQKMNKLDVKLDKDEGLGDSAWDPHDMGPLLAQKAVNFIAQNSAEPFFMYYCSEAVHLPHTPPATLNGESIAGTYPVPHMDMIKELDEQIGMMIAALKAQGVYENTLIVITSDNGGLGFRETLATGHQPSSIYSGHKNSILEGGHRVPLIASWPGQIQPGSSSDAAVQGLDIHATLADILSQKVGKQQAVDSRSMLPLLQGKDKAIRKQMIIQGGTSREMAYYEGDWKLIVQFDQKDNSNKTRTPKALYNLKEDIKEKNNLLQSENRRVQKMFVRFNEMRDS